A region of Campylobacter armoricus DNA encodes the following proteins:
- a CDS encoding class I SAM-dependent methyltransferase, producing MLENTKELFKLIEEKNELHKKCLASLKLSDEEFNDLEKLIIYYKDALNISLEEQTQSYLTILNDTLEETKYFIEFGKYRYSTLAEVKDKVYFNENYMKQYMIGLAISSFIWNAHIEVRRYFVDFINEKKDIKNTYLEIGPGHGEFFIQALRSAKFKEYYGIDISPTSCQMSKDMVENQVGKTDAKYEFICKDFAKCDFNNKADLVVMGEVLEHVEKPLEFMQNVKNLLNDNGEIFATIPINAPSIDHIYLFSHPDEVKDLLNKAGLKIKESKYFMANNYSLEKALKTKNAIVMAVVLTKQ from the coding sequence GTGTTAGAGAATACAAAAGAATTATTCAAACTTATAGAAGAAAAAAACGAATTACATAAAAAATGTTTAGCTAGTTTAAAGCTTTCTGATGAAGAATTCAATGATTTAGAAAAACTTATAATATATTATAAAGATGCTTTAAATATAAGCTTAGAAGAACAAACTCAAAGTTATCTAACTATCTTAAATGATACTTTGGAAGAAACTAAATATTTTATAGAATTTGGTAAATACAGATATAGCACCTTAGCTGAAGTTAAAGATAAGGTTTATTTTAATGAAAACTATATGAAACAATACATGATTGGATTGGCTATATCATCTTTTATATGGAATGCACATATAGAAGTTAGGAGATATTTTGTAGATTTTATAAATGAAAAAAAAGATATAAAAAACACCTATTTAGAAATAGGCCCAGGACATGGAGAATTTTTTATTCAAGCTCTAAGAAGTGCTAAATTTAAAGAATATTATGGTATAGATATATCTCCTACAAGTTGCCAAATGAGTAAAGATATGGTAGAAAATCAAGTTGGAAAAACTGATGCTAAATATGAGTTTATATGTAAAGATTTTGCAAAATGTGATTTTAACAATAAAGCTGATTTAGTTGTGATGGGCGAAGTCTTAGAACATGTAGAAAAACCTTTAGAATTTATGCAAAATGTAAAAAATTTATTAAATGATAACGGGGAAATCTTTGCAACTATACCTATCAATGCTCCCTCAATTGATCACATATACCTATTTTCTCATCCTGATGAAGTAAAAGATTTATTAAATAAAGCAGGATTAAAAATAAAAGAAAGTAAATATTTTATGGCAAATAATTATTCTTTAGAAAAAGCCTTAAAGACTAAAAATGCTATAGTTATGGCTGTGGTATTAACAAAACAATGA
- a CDS encoding ketoacyl-ACP synthase III, with the protein MTITNAKISYICGILPSYKINNYDNKLFDDRVKNRIIKSSGVENRYVLNRKNDESILSLFIKAGQHVIDALSWDKNSIKGIIVVSQTHEYRFPVTAALLQDKLGIHNNCFAYDIAMGCSGYTYGLFSAMSHINSTNNRILLFVGDAMNDFVYPKNKSVAFLFSDGASCTALEYSKNENYKNTFMFETFGNKSQLIIAKDGGNKNPINSSSFEEFIDDDGNMNIAACMQMKGIELFDFMCNIVPISILNFMKSNGFKIADTEKFFLHQANIFALKEIARKLDIVDNIEELMPINIHKYGNTSCASIPILMSEQGEINSRNVLLSGFGVGISICSLYIAKLECSTELLFY; encoded by the coding sequence ATGACAATTACTAATGCAAAAATATCTTATATATGCGGTATATTACCTTCGTATAAAATAAACAATTACGATAATAAATTATTTGATGATAGGGTGAAAAATAGAATCATTAAATCATCAGGGGTGGAAAATAGGTATGTTTTAAATCGAAAAAATGATGAATCAATATTGAGTTTATTTATAAAAGCAGGACAACATGTAATAGATGCACTATCTTGGGATAAAAACTCCATCAAAGGTATTATAGTTGTCTCTCAAACCCATGAATATAGATTTCCAGTTACGGCAGCGCTTTTACAAGATAAATTGGGTATCCATAATAATTGTTTTGCTTATGATATTGCAATGGGATGTTCTGGATATACTTACGGTTTGTTTAGCGCAATGAGTCATATTAACTCAACTAATAATAGAATTTTGTTATTTGTAGGTGATGCAATGAATGATTTTGTTTATCCTAAAAATAAATCAGTTGCATTTTTATTTAGCGATGGTGCTAGTTGTACTGCGTTAGAATATTCAAAAAATGAAAATTACAAGAATACATTTATGTTTGAAACATTTGGCAATAAAAGTCAATTGATTATAGCAAAAGATGGAGGAAATAAAAATCCTATAAATTCCTCTTCATTTGAAGAATTTATTGATGATGATGGAAATATGAATATTGCGGCTTGTATGCAAATGAAAGGAATAGAACTTTTTGATTTTATGTGCAATATTGTTCCTATTAGTATTTTAAATTTTATGAAAAGCAATGGTTTTAAAATTGCAGACACTGAAAAATTTTTTTTACACCAGGCTAATATTTTTGCATTGAAAGAAATTGCACGAAAACTTGATATCGTGGATAATATAGAAGAGTTGATGCCTATAAATATTCATAAATATGGAAATACTAGTTGTGCGTCAATTCCTATTTTAATGTCAGAGCAAGGAGAAATAAATTCTAGAAATGTTTTGTTGTCAGGATTTGGTGTTGGAATTTCAATATGTTCTTTGTATATTGCAAAATTAGAATGCTCTACAGAATTATTGTTTTATTAA
- the pseC gene encoding UDP-4-amino-4,6-dideoxy-N-acetyl-beta-L-altrosamine transaminase → MITYSHQNIDQSDIEAVINALKDEILTGGKKVEEFEQALCEYVGVKYACVLNSATSALHLAYLSLDVKEKIVLTTPITFAATANTALMAGAKVEFIDVKSDGNIDEKKLEQRLKQDSKNIGAICVVDYAGNSVEMDEILSLCKKYNIALIDDASHALGSIYKNGKVGSKADLSIFSFHPVKPITTFEGGAVVSNDKNLIEKIKLLRSHGIYKKRLWDSDMCDLGYNYRLSDVACALGINQLKKLDQMLEKREQIASFYDKEFAKNPYFSTIKIKDYKKSSRHLYPILLYPEFYCQKEIIFQKLLDLGIGVQVHYKPTYEFSFYKNLYKNIFLENADNFYKAELSIPCHQEMSLKDANFIKENLFKILENSKKDCNA, encoded by the coding sequence ATGATAACTTATTCTCATCAAAATATAGATCAAAGCGATATAGAAGCTGTTATAAATGCTTTAAAAGATGAAATTTTAACAGGTGGGAAAAAAGTAGAAGAATTCGAACAAGCACTTTGCGAATATGTCGGAGTAAAATATGCTTGCGTTTTAAATTCAGCTACCTCAGCACTTCATCTTGCATATTTAAGCTTAGATGTTAAAGAAAAAATTGTTTTAACTACTCCTATAACTTTTGCTGCTACTGCAAATACTGCTTTAATGGCCGGTGCAAAAGTAGAATTTATAGATGTAAAAAGTGATGGAAATATAGATGAAAAAAAATTAGAACAAAGATTAAAACAAGATAGCAAAAATATAGGTGCAATTTGCGTTGTTGATTATGCTGGCAACAGCGTAGAAATGGATGAGATTTTAAGTCTTTGTAAAAAATATAACATAGCTTTAATAGATGATGCAAGTCATGCTTTAGGAAGTATTTATAAAAATGGAAAAGTGGGAAGCAAGGCTGATTTAAGCATTTTTTCTTTTCATCCTGTAAAACCCATCACTACTTTTGAAGGTGGTGCTGTAGTTAGCAATGATAAAAATTTGATAGAAAAAATAAAATTACTAAGATCTCATGGAATTTATAAAAAAAGACTATGGGATAGTGATATGTGTGATTTAGGGTATAACTATCGTTTAAGCGATGTAGCTTGTGCTTTAGGTATAAATCAACTTAAAAAACTCGATCAAATGCTGGAAAAAAGAGAACAAATAGCAAGTTTTTACGATAAAGAATTTGCAAAAAATCCATATTTTTCTACTATAAAAATCAAAGATTATAAAAAAAGCTCAAGACATTTATATCCTATATTGCTTTATCCTGAGTTTTATTGTCAAAAAGAAATAATTTTTCAAAAATTATTAGATTTGGGTATAGGTGTGCAAGTGCATTATAAACCAACTTATGAATTTAGTTTTTATAAAAATTTATACAAAAATATCTTTTTAGAAAATGCTGATAATTTTTATAAAGCTGAACTTAGCATACCATGCCATCAAGAAATGAGCTTAAAAGATGCAAATTTTATAAAAGAAAATTTATTTAAAATTTTAGAAAATTCTAAAAAGGATTGTAATGCATGA
- a CDS encoding beta-ketoacyl-ACP synthase III, whose translation MKAKFQNGTISGISVCVPPKCIDIDDCLVNVFKNDEKLLKRMKKISGLQKRFIADDDISTTDLAYEASINLFNMLDFDKNELDMVIFVTQTPDFFMPSCANYLHKRLNLNQKTIAFDINQACAGYLYGLFTCFSFMKNENIKNILLLCGDTLSKSINPLNVNLAPIFGDGVSASLIQNKKNLSFFELYSDGNGFDRLIIANGAFSKLKKSTNEDIFKIDEYRSLNNLYMDGAEIFNKALELESQGVKNMLEFCGKNKDEIDYFLFHQSNKFLVDNLINDLNLDKEKAPNFLMEKYANLSACSIPALLCQMQKNDFDAILSAFGAGYAYGSAYINFDKNFKTDIISIYKGEKND comes from the coding sequence TTGAAAGCTAAATTTCAAAATGGAACTATATCTGGCATAAGTGTATGTGTGCCACCAAAATGCATAGATATAGATGATTGTTTAGTAAATGTATTTAAAAATGATGAAAAATTGTTAAAACGAATGAAAAAAATTTCAGGATTGCAAAAAAGATTTATAGCTGATGATGATATTAGCACTACGGATTTAGCTTATGAAGCAAGTATAAATTTATTTAATATGCTTGATTTTGATAAAAACGAACTTGATATGGTGATTTTTGTTACTCAAACTCCTGATTTTTTTATGCCATCTTGTGCAAATTATTTGCACAAAAGATTAAATTTAAATCAAAAAACCATAGCCTTTGATATAAATCAAGCTTGTGCTGGATATTTATATGGACTTTTTACTTGTTTTTCTTTTATGAAAAATGAAAATATAAAAAATATTTTATTGCTTTGTGGAGATACTTTAAGTAAAAGTATAAATCCTTTAAATGTAAATTTAGCACCTATTTTTGGAGATGGAGTAAGTGCTAGTTTGATACAAAATAAAAAGAATTTAAGCTTTTTTGAACTTTATTCTGATGGCAATGGTTTTGATAGACTTATCATTGCAAATGGTGCTTTTTCAAAACTTAAAAAAAGCACAAATGAAGATATTTTTAAAATAGATGAATATAGATCTTTAAATAATCTTTACATGGATGGAGCTGAAATTTTTAACAAAGCTTTAGAATTAGAAAGTCAAGGTGTTAAAAATATGCTTGAATTTTGTGGTAAAAATAAAGATGAGATTGATTATTTTTTATTCCATCAATCAAATAAATTCTTAGTAGATAATTTAATAAACGATTTAAATTTAGACAAAGAAAAAGCTCCAAATTTTTTAATGGAAAAATATGCAAATTTAAGTGCTTGTTCTATACCTGCCCTACTTTGTCAAATGCAAAAAAATGATTTTGATGCTATTTTAAGTGCTTTTGGAGCTGGATATGCTTATGGAAGTGCTTATATAAATTTTGATAAAAATTTTAAAACAGATATAATTTCAATTTACAAAGGAGAAAAAAATGACTAA
- a CDS encoding AAC(3) family N-acetyltransferase → MKYFLEHNNKKYSNFDLIKAFENLGIKKGDILCVHTELFNFGIPLLPRNEFLQTIIDCFFEVIGKEGTLIMPTFTYSFCKNEVYDKLNSPTKMGALNEYFRKRGGVKRTNDPIFSFAIKGAKQDLFLKDTKSCFGENCVYEILTQENGKLINFGDTLSFTYFHYPEEYFGIYYRYNKIFKGLVIDENRQIYKKSINFYVRKENLYPDTTKIKNFLISTQNYKNISFGGDNIFISNIKQIFNSTLESFKNHQYIYV, encoded by the coding sequence ATGAAATACTTTTTAGAGCACAATAATAAAAAATACTCAAATTTTGATTTAATAAAAGCTTTTGAAAATTTAGGCATTAAAAAAGGTGATATTTTATGTGTGCATACTGAATTATTCAACTTTGGCATACCTTTACTTCCTAGAAATGAATTTTTACAAACTATAATTGATTGTTTTTTTGAAGTCATAGGAAAAGAAGGAACACTTATAATGCCGACTTTTACTTATAGTTTTTGTAAAAATGAAGTTTATGATAAATTAAACTCTCCTACAAAAATGGGTGCTTTAAATGAATATTTTCGCAAACGGGGGGGGGTAAAACGCACAAATGATCCTATATTTTCTTTTGCTATAAAAGGTGCTAAACAAGATTTATTTTTAAAAGATACAAAAAGTTGCTTTGGAGAAAATTGTGTATATGAAATTTTAACACAAGAAAATGGAAAATTAATAAACTTTGGAGATACCTTATCTTTTACTTATTTTCATTATCCTGAGGAATATTTTGGAATTTATTATAGGTATAATAAAATATTTAAAGGGCTGGTAATAGATGAAAACAGACAAATATATAAAAAATCCATAAATTTTTATGTTAGAAAAGAAAATTTATATCCAGATACAACTAAAATAAAGAATTTTTTAATTTCAACGCAAAACTATAAAAATATCTCCTTCGGAGGAGATAATATTTTTATATCCAATATAAAACAAATTTTTAATTCAACCCTAGAATCCTTTAAAAATCATCAGTATATATATGTTTGA
- a CDS encoding phosphopantetheine-binding protein — translation MTKEELLKQIADAMHMDEPLKEDMILDDIDEWDSLAFVSIMVLFKNVLNIQINGDNLKKCEKVSDLLALAKI, via the coding sequence ATGACTAAAGAAGAATTATTAAAACAAATCGCAGATGCTATGCATATGGATGAACCATTAAAAGAAGATATGATTTTAGATGATATAGATGAGTGGGATAGTCTTGCCTTTGTTTCTATAATGGTACTTTTTAAAAATGTTTTAAATATACAAATAAATGGTGATAATCTTAAAAAATGTGAAAAGGTAAGCGACCTTTTAGCTTTGGCTAAAATTTAA
- a CDS encoding HAD-IIIC family phosphatase: MNLFSPNLKRNDLIKLCKENNFQSIKINVFRNHSFEVISSIINAFLAFSKLKAEFNISSYDDSLNFDNYKDAKINIIFLDLNNYKNNIDDFIKEKIQELSNLSKAPIITLLLGKTSLKEYDIYEILKPFIDKNLIIDESNFEINASRLSNKACISLAQILGLSIIPSLLKPKLKTIITDLDNTLYDGILGEDGINNLKLNQNHKNLQNELLNLKNQGILLAICSKNDEKDVKNLFEKRKDFPLKIDDFALIKANWQSKDENIKEVIKFFNIGFDSVLFIDDNIAEIENVRYLGIKTLLANEESYFALKLFPGLLKTKLSKEDELRNADIKANLQRQELNKLSQKDYFENLQIHLKFEINNKQSLERISQLLNKTNQFISNYSRMSLKECEDFMQENAILTIAMSDKLSDSGIIAIFIACKNNDDLIIKDLCISCRALGRKLEKIMFFKALELLKKYFNTKNIKLYFQKGPRNTPFLEFLHSLKNDIKDDYALMYEEKISYEGLVIES; the protein is encoded by the coding sequence ATGAATCTTTTTTCACCAAATTTAAAAAGAAATGATTTAATAAAACTTTGCAAAGAAAATAATTTTCAAAGCATAAAAATAAATGTTTTTAGAAATCATTCCTTTGAAGTTATATCAAGCATTATAAATGCATTTTTAGCTTTTAGCAAACTTAAAGCTGAATTTAATATAAGCTCTTATGATGATAGCTTAAATTTTGATAATTATAAAGACGCAAAAATCAATATCATATTTTTAGATTTAAACAATTATAAAAACAATATAGACGATTTTATAAAAGAAAAAATACAAGAATTATCAAATCTTAGCAAAGCACCTATAATAACACTTTTACTAGGCAAAACTTCTTTAAAAGAATATGATATTTATGAAATTTTAAAGCCTTTTATTGATAAAAATTTAATTATAGATGAAAGTAATTTTGAAATAAATGCAAGCAGATTAAGCAATAAAGCTTGTATAAGCTTGGCACAAATTTTAGGCCTTAGCATAATACCCTCTCTTTTAAAACCGAAACTAAAAACCATTATAACAGATCTTGACAATACCTTATATGATGGAATTTTAGGCGAAGATGGAATAAATAATTTAAAATTAAATCAAAATCACAAAAATTTACAAAATGAACTTTTAAATTTAAAAAATCAAGGAATTTTACTAGCCATATGTTCTAAAAATGATGAAAAAGATGTAAAGAATTTATTTGAAAAAAGAAAAGATTTTCCTTTAAAAATAGATGATTTTGCACTTATAAAAGCAAATTGGCAAAGCAAAGATGAAAATATAAAAGAAGTTATAAAATTTTTTAACATAGGCTTTGATAGTGTTTTATTTATAGATGATAATATAGCAGAAATTGAAAATGTAAGATATTTAGGTATAAAAACCTTATTAGCAAATGAAGAAAGTTATTTTGCGTTAAAACTTTTTCCTGGACTTTTGAAAACAAAATTAAGCAAAGAAGATGAACTAAGAAATGCTGACATAAAAGCAAATTTACAAAGACAAGAATTAAACAAACTAAGCCAAAAAGATTATTTTGAAAATTTACAAATTCATTTAAAATTTGAAATAAATAATAAACAAAGCTTAGAAAGAATAAGCCAACTTTTAAATAAAACAAATCAATTTATATCAAATTATTCTCGTATGAGTTTAAAAGAATGTGAAGATTTTATGCAAGAAAATGCTATTTTAACTATAGCTATGAGTGATAAATTAAGCGATAGTGGCATAATAGCCATTTTTATAGCTTGTAAAAATAATGATGATTTGATAATAAAAGATCTTTGTATAAGCTGTAGAGCCTTAGGAAGAAAATTAGAAAAGATTATGTTTTTTAAGGCTTTAGAATTATTAAAAAAATATTTTAACACCAAAAACATAAAGCTTTATTTTCAAAAAGGACCAAGAAATACTCCATTTTTGGAATTTTTGCATTCTTTAAAAAATGATATTAAAGATGATTATGCACTTATGTATGAAGAAAAAATATCTTATGAAGGACTTGTAATTGAAAGCTAA
- a CDS encoding DUF4910 domain-containing protein: MHELSMYELAKKLFPICRSITGVGFRASLKILDDAMGGGILKIHSIKSGTKVYDWVVPQEWQINDAYIITPDGEKICDFKKNNLHVLNYSEGINDEISLDELQEYLYSIEDYPDAIPYITSYYKKRWGFCIEHEKREKLKNGKYKVFIDAKHFDGILNYADFIIPSTQNNKEEILISTYLCHPSMANNELSGPIVATFLAKWLLEQKERKYNYRFVIIPETIGSIVYINKNLNHLQKYVKAGFVLSCIGDDNAYSLIHSPSENTLADKVALYTLKNKENFKRFSFIDRGSDERQYCSPLVNLPVVCICRSRFGDYKEYHTSKDDLNFISEKGLQGGLKAMQEIIMNLEINEIYKNTIFCEPNLGKRGLYHTINTSSTNKIPLSCNFLAYCDGKNDILDIADKLNLQAYEIKELIEKLKENELII; this comes from the coding sequence ATGCATGAATTAAGCATGTATGAGTTAGCTAAAAAACTTTTTCCAATTTGCAGAAGTATTACAGGAGTTGGTTTTAGAGCTAGTTTAAAAATACTTGATGATGCTATGGGGGGGGGTATTTTAAAAATTCACTCCATAAAAAGTGGGACTAAAGTATATGATTGGGTAGTGCCACAAGAATGGCAAATAAATGATGCTTATATCATAACTCCAGATGGAGAAAAAATTTGCGATTTTAAAAAAAATAATTTACATGTATTAAATTATAGCGAAGGTATAAATGATGAAATTTCACTAGATGAATTGCAAGAGTATTTATACTCCATAGAAGATTATCCAGATGCCATACCTTATATAACAAGCTATTATAAAAAAAGATGGGGCTTTTGTATAGAACATGAAAAAAGAGAAAAACTTAAAAATGGAAAATATAAAGTTTTTATAGATGCAAAACATTTTGATGGGATTTTAAACTATGCTGATTTTATAATACCTAGCACACAAAACAATAAAGAAGAAATTCTAATCTCTACTTATCTTTGTCATCCATCAATGGCAAATAATGAATTAAGTGGGCCTATAGTAGCTACATTTTTAGCAAAATGGCTTTTAGAACAAAAAGAAAGAAAATATAATTATCGTTTCGTGATAATTCCTGAAACTATAGGCTCTATAGTATATATAAATAAAAATTTAAATCATTTACAAAAATATGTAAAAGCTGGATTTGTATTATCTTGCATAGGTGATGATAATGCTTATTCTTTGATCCATTCCCCAAGTGAAAATACTCTAGCTGATAAAGTAGCACTCTATACTTTAAAAAATAAAGAAAATTTTAAAAGATTTTCATTTATAGACAGAGGATCAGATGAAAGACAATACTGCTCACCTTTAGTAAATTTACCTGTAGTATGCATTTGCAGAAGTAGATTTGGTGATTATAAAGAATATCACACTAGTAAAGATGATTTAAATTTCATAAGTGAAAAAGGTTTGCAAGGCGGTTTAAAAGCTATGCAAGAAATTATAATGAATTTAGAAATCAATGAAATTTATAAAAATACAATCTTTTGTGAGCCAAATTTAGGAAAAAGAGGGTTATATCATACTATAAACACTTCATCAACCAATAAAATTCCATTATCTTGTAATTTTTTGGCTTATTGTGATGGAAAAAATGATATTTTGGATATAGCTGATAAATTAAATTTACAAGCTTATGAAATAAAAGAATTAATAGAAAAATTAAAAGAAAATGAGCTTATAATATGA
- a CDS encoding acyl carrier protein has product MKKNEFLNAIEEILSIPKNTLLEDDILENFQDWDSIAFFELSVFIDREFNLKIKPEDIKKFIYVRDILNSVGFNDNY; this is encoded by the coding sequence ATGAAAAAAAACGAATTTTTAAATGCAATTGAAGAGATTTTAAGTATTCCAAAAAATACTTTATTAGAAGATGATATTCTTGAAAACTTTCAAGATTGGGATAGTATTGCTTTTTTTGAATTAAGTGTTTTTATTGATAGAGAATTTAATCTTAAAATCAAACCCGAGGATATTAAAAAATTTATCTATGTTAGAGATATATTAAATTCGGTAGGTTTTAATGACAATTACTAA
- a CDS encoding DUF2920 family protein encodes MIINKTYEINSCDDVELNIKRESKLEFKLIYDDSKEIKALVCIIQGLGGDSNDNYKNHLANFIVSEYNVAVLSVNYHCIGNRPQTGAKFYLDNIDKLIFEASLKALNIEIPYNIQKLNTFEEFYPAMDYLNKKIGDMKNNWEFDRSYYLDLSVTLQPTKDEYQNFGIMQATDIINAILYIKANLPFKIMGGGIKTILVGSSHGGYLSNLCAKISPWNVDAVIDNSSYVCFEKIWRIIGFGKEIDYTKYLCFGTFHFFNNIRLCCFDKTFWTSNSSSPNYFSNARRMIRDILVKEHLKTQSLYPKPKYIFYHSKFDMEIAPFEDKEELFDILKNLSFDIDFIKITSEKDIDGKFIKNLEHGMGMSIKTLIKKHLNEILKEPLQDKSCEKEISYKCDDLIYTFKEEDNQIKLEIKQ; translated from the coding sequence ATGATAATCAACAAAACCTATGAAATCAATTCTTGCGATGATGTAGAATTAAATATAAAAAGAGAAAGTAAGCTTGAGTTTAAACTTATTTATGATGATAGTAAAGAAATAAAAGCTTTAGTTTGTATTATACAAGGACTTGGTGGAGATTCAAATGATAATTATAAAAATCATTTAGCAAATTTTATTGTTTCAGAGTATAATGTAGCTGTTTTAAGTGTAAATTATCATTGTATAGGAAATCGTCCTCAAACTGGAGCTAAATTTTATTTAGACAATATTGATAAACTTATATTTGAAGCTAGTTTAAAAGCTTTAAATATAGAAATTCCTTATAATATACAAAAGCTAAATACTTTTGAAGAATTTTATCCTGCTATGGATTATCTTAACAAAAAAATTGGGGATATGAAAAATAATTGGGAGTTTGATAGAAGTTATTATTTGGATTTGAGTGTAACTTTACAACCAACCAAAGATGAATATCAAAATTTTGGCATTATGCAAGCAACAGATATAATCAATGCTATTTTATATATAAAAGCCAATCTTCCTTTTAAAATTATGGGGGGGGGTATAAAGACTATTTTGGTAGGTTCTTCACATGGTGGGTATTTATCCAATTTATGTGCAAAAATTTCTCCTTGGAATGTTGATGCTGTTATAGATAATTCTTCTTATGTATGCTTTGAGAAGATATGGAGAATTATAGGATTTGGTAAAGAGATTGATTATACAAAATATCTTTGTTTTGGCACTTTTCATTTTTTTAATAATATTAGGCTTTGTTGTTTTGATAAAACCTTTTGGACTTCTAATTCTTCTTCGCCAAATTATTTTTCCAATGCTAGAAGAATGATTAGAGATATATTGGTAAAAGAGCATTTGAAAACCCAAAGTCTGTATCCAAAACCAAAATATATTTTTTATCATTCTAAATTTGATATGGAAATTGCACCTTTTGAAGACAAAGAAGAATTATTTGATATTTTAAAAAATTTAAGTTTTGATATTGATTTTATTAAGATAACAAGTGAAAAAGATATAGATGGGAAATTTATAAAAAATTTAGAACATGGTATGGGTATGTCAATTAAAACTTTAATAAAAAAACATTTAAATGAAATTTTAAAAGAACCTTTGCAAGATAAATCATGCGAAAAAGAAATATCTTATAAATGTGATGATTTGATATATACTTTTAAGGAAGAAGATAATCAAATAAAGTTAGAGATTAAACAATAA
- a CDS encoding acyl carrier protein: MKNKFYEILGNILEVKVDENSNLSMDNCKNWTSLAHIDIIMSLEEEFEIKFNKEELANLKSQNDLLNAIKEKLC, translated from the coding sequence ATGAAAAATAAATTCTATGAAATTTTAGGAAATATTTTAGAAGTAAAAGTTGATGAAAATTCAAATTTAAGTATGGATAATTGTAAAAACTGGACTTCTTTAGCTCATATAGATATAATCATGAGCCTAGAGGAAGAATTTGAAATAAAATTTAATAAAGAAGAATTAGCAAATTTAAAATCACAAAATGATTTATTAAATGCCATAAAGGAAAAATTGTGTTAG